In the genome of Bacteroidia bacterium, the window GATTGGCGGTCATTCTAAAATACCGGCAGCAACCGAAAAACATTGGTGTTTTGACGAAACCGACCCTAAATTTTGTATTTTTGAGACGTAAATGGCAGATAAAGCATACATAACACCAAATGTTCTGAAATGGGCAAGAGAATCGGCAAGAATGACCGAAGAAACTGCTGCTGCCAAAGTTTCTGTAACGGTTGACAAATTAAAAGAGTGGGAAGAAGGAACAAATCAACCGACTATAAGACAAGCACAAACACTTGCCAAAGCATATAAAAGACCATTTGCTTTATTCTTTTTGCCAGAAGTTCCTCGTGACTTTCAGCCACTTCAAGACTTCAGAAAATCAGGCTCAAAAAATCTGACAACATCTTCAATTTTTATCATTAGAGAAATCCAACAAAAGCTAGCTTGGATAAGTGATGTTTATTCAGAAAATCAAGAAGACAAATTAGCTTTTGTAGGTCGCTATTCGACAAAGGATAATCCCCAAAAAGTAGCAAAAGACATTCTTGATACATTGAAAATAAATCCTGCATCCTACAAGTCAGACAACCCAATTAAAGAATGGATTGATGCAGCAGAAACGAATGGCATTTTTGTTTCAAGAACAAGTTTTATTCACTCAAGACTTAAACTAGATTCGGAGGAGTTGCAAGGTTTTGCAATTGCAGATCCACACGCACCATTCGTTTTTGTAAATTCGGACGATTGGAATGCACCACAATTATTCACACTTGTTCATGAGTTAGCTCATATCTGGATAGCTGAAACTGGAATATCAAATGAAGTTGAACCCGATATAAAACATAAAGACAAGTTTCATACAGTAGAATTATTCTGCAATGAGGTTGCAGCGAATGCTTTAATGCCAAAAGAAATTGTTTTGAGTTTTGATTCAGCTTCTTTTCAGACATCTAAAGATGTTTTCAAGGTTTCAAAACAATTAGGAGTAAGTTCATTTGCTCTCTTAGTTCGTGCATTGAATCTTAATATCATTTCTATACCAACATATCAGAAGTTAAAAAAGCAAGCTGACATTTATTATGCAGAGTATTTGAAAAGAGAAGCAGAAAAAAAAGCTAAACAAAAAGAAAAGGAGAAACCAGGTGGGCCGAATTACTTTTTA includes:
- a CDS encoding XRE family transcriptional regulator, with translation MADKAYITPNVLKWARESARMTEETAAAKVSVTVDKLKEWEEGTNQPTIRQAQTLAKAYKRPFALFFLPEVPRDFQPLQDFRKSGSKNLTTSSIFIIREIQQKLAWISDVYSENQEDKLAFVGRYSTKDNPQKVAKDILDTLKINPASYKSDNPIKEWIDAAETNGIFVSRTSFIHSRLKLDSEELQGFAIADPHAPFVFVNSDDWNAPQLFTLVHELAHIWIAETGISNEVEPDIKHKDKFHTVELFCNEVAANALMPKEIVLSFDSASFQTSKDVFKVSKQLGVSSFALLVRALNLNIISIPTYQKLKKQADIYYAEYLKREAEKKAKQKEKEKPGGPNYFLLQLNRNSRLFTQTVLDAFRGGFIEPTLASNLLNVQVNKFPKLESQLFR